From Acidobacteriota bacterium, the proteins below share one genomic window:
- a CDS encoding alpha/beta fold hydrolase, whose amino-acid sequence MEDRVRPPFGPEAPAEFEHPPDPGGGAHLPGDGATDRHGPIIPRPPRPDPAARPGRPGHRRRKPAHRFRCRNGGRGSHRASRAWHPDRWPTRTAPATGRVPETRARRRAPAAVRPGREVRPRRRDTAPDSLAHRPFAPARRAACRSGPQPAAAPPGSLGNRALGNASQSPARPTDTAVVTTSSRVGHGGVAVQAPIETLAVPRPGGPRRVLAAGAGPPLLFLHQAFGRPEDYAAPGAGRLLLWLAGHGMRVLAPDLPGHGLAAASRRFPADLIERAAEDALAVLETHGPGPAALLGIGVGAHVAAAIARRAPEAVTALALDTPSRLWPGAPAEPWPGFTGSRPRRRDRARWERIAATLPDTVEAFLASCEPCRVPTLFLGTGAEGGGPDVPERTPVPVRVWACRGEGAPALVQAETVARRTLERFLAAHAAP is encoded by the coding sequence CGCCCGCCGCGGCCGGACCCGGCTGCGCGGCCGGGCCGGCCGGGGCACCGCCGGCGAAAGCCCGCGCACCGTTTTCGCTGTCGGAACGGCGGGCGAGGCTCCCATCGGGCGAGCCGCGCCTGGCACCCCGACCGCTGGCCGACCCGCACGGCACCGGCCACCGGCCGGGTCCCGGAGACCCGCGCGCGGCGCCGCGCCCCAGCGGCGGTCCGCCCCGGCCGGGAGGTTCGCCCTCGGCGGCGCGATACCGCGCCCGACTCTCTGGCGCATCGGCCCTTCGCTCCGGCGCGGCGCGCCGCGTGCCGGTCGGGCCCGCAACCCGCGGCCGCTCCGCCGGGTTCTCTCGGAAACCGCGCCCTCGGAAACGCATCTCAATCGCCCGCCCGACCGACCGATACGGCAGTCGTGACCACCTCCTCCCGTGTCGGTCACGGCGGCGTCGCGGTCCAGGCCCCGATCGAGACGCTCGCCGTGCCACGTCCAGGCGGCCCGCGCCGGGTCCTCGCCGCCGGCGCCGGGCCGCCCCTGCTTTTCCTCCACCAGGCCTTCGGCCGCCCCGAGGACTACGCGGCCCCCGGCGCCGGGAGGCTGCTCCTCTGGCTGGCGGGGCACGGCATGAGGGTCCTCGCGCCCGACCTGCCGGGACACGGTCTGGCCGCCGCCTCGCGCAGGTTCCCCGCCGATCTGATCGAGCGCGCGGCCGAGGACGCGCTCGCGGTGCTCGAGACCCACGGGCCCGGCCCTGCGGCGCTGCTCGGGATCGGAGTCGGGGCCCACGTCGCGGCGGCGATCGCCCGCCGCGCCCCCGAGGCGGTGACGGCCCTCGCCCTCGACACGCCCTCGCGGCTGTGGCCGGGCGCGCCGGCCGAGCCTTGGCCCGGATTCACGGGAAGCCGGCCCCGGCGGCGGGACCGCGCGCGCTGGGAGCGGATCGCGGCCACGCTGCCCGACACGGTCGAGGCCTTCCTCGCCTCGTGCGAGCCCTGCCGCGTCCCCACGCTCTTCCTCGGAACGGGCGCGGAGGGCGGAGGACCGGACGTGCCGGAGCGCACGCCGGTTCCGGTCCGCGTGTGGGCCTGCCGCGGCGAGGGCGCCCCCGCGCTCGTCCAGGCGGAAACGGTCGCCCGCCGCACCCTCGAGCGCTTCCTCGCCGCGCACGCCGCGCCCTAG